The proteins below are encoded in one region of Streptomyces sp. NBC_00490:
- a CDS encoding calcium-binding protein — protein sequence MLTPHVRSARRRPDGRRRSLLARAGAVAVTVLALVLTLPGTALAAPGDLDPAFSSDGKVLTGFAGDDHANDVAVQSDGKIVSVGTSTDESLLESRFALTRHLADGTLDTAFGGRDGDIPGTVTTAVNTMDTNFQWSEAHAVVLQADGKIVVVGSSWREYEDCCWFVVVRYNADGTLDDSFSGDGRVFADIDGPTEALDVAIDSSGRIVAAGYTGGRMAVLRLTGDGTPDSTFGGDGTVTANPAGPVPQEGGDGRALALQADGKIVVGGEVGSTRFDFALMRFNTDGSVDTGFDGDGIVRTDFGGYDSVESLAVQPDGKIVAAGTGDSGAALARYHTNGSLDTSFDGDGRVVTPAVGVADMVLQPDGRIVAAGTAGSDFSVLRYNTDGSLDNGFGTAGQATADFGGVDTARGVKLDSAGRIVAAGTGGPNSDFALARFQGGGSTPPPPSGTDLSVTKSGTGTVSIGDRATYTVAVTNTTVGTTATGVTLTDTLSGLAASVVSATTTQGSCTITATGATCALGSVSAAGPGATVTIVVEPRATGTLTDRATVTATTTDPAAANNTATRTTTVNNARGCTRIGTSGNDTLTGTYGNDVICALGGDDTVNASYGNDTVHGGYGNDRVDGQFGDDTLNGGPGNDNLIGNYGADNLNTVDSVSGNDTANGGFNTDTCTTDAGDIRISCP from the coding sequence ATGCTCACACCTCATGTGCGGTCAGCACGGCGCCGACCCGACGGACGCCGCCGGTCCCTCCTGGCCCGGGCCGGGGCGGTCGCGGTCACCGTCCTGGCACTCGTCCTGACCCTTCCGGGTACCGCCCTCGCGGCCCCGGGCGACCTGGACCCCGCCTTCAGTAGCGACGGCAAGGTCCTCACCGGCTTCGCCGGCGACGATCACGCCAATGACGTGGCGGTGCAGTCCGACGGAAAGATCGTCTCGGTCGGCACCTCCACCGACGAGTCGCTGCTGGAGAGCCGCTTCGCGCTGACCCGTCACCTCGCCGACGGCACCCTGGACACCGCCTTCGGCGGCCGCGACGGTGACATCCCCGGCACGGTGACGACCGCCGTCAACACCATGGACACGAACTTCCAGTGGAGCGAGGCCCACGCCGTGGTCCTCCAGGCCGACGGCAAGATCGTCGTAGTGGGCAGCAGTTGGCGCGAGTACGAGGACTGCTGCTGGTTCGTGGTGGTCCGCTACAACGCGGACGGCACCCTGGACGACTCCTTCAGCGGCGACGGCCGGGTCTTCGCCGACATCGACGGCCCGACCGAGGCCCTCGACGTGGCGATCGACTCCAGCGGTCGGATCGTCGCGGCCGGCTACACCGGGGGCCGCATGGCCGTGCTCCGCCTCACCGGCGACGGCACCCCGGACAGCACGTTCGGCGGCGACGGCACGGTGACCGCCAATCCCGCGGGACCGGTCCCCCAGGAGGGCGGGGACGGCCGTGCCCTGGCCCTGCAGGCCGACGGGAAGATCGTCGTCGGGGGTGAGGTCGGCTCCACCCGCTTCGACTTCGCGCTGATGCGCTTCAACACCGACGGCAGCGTGGACACCGGCTTCGACGGCGACGGCATCGTCCGCACCGACTTCGGCGGCTACGACAGTGTGGAGTCGCTGGCGGTCCAGCCCGACGGCAAGATCGTCGCGGCGGGCACCGGCGACAGCGGAGCCGCGCTGGCCCGCTACCACACCAACGGCAGCCTGGACACCAGCTTCGACGGCGACGGCCGGGTCGTCACACCCGCAGTCGGTGTCGCCGACATGGTGCTCCAGCCGGACGGGCGGATCGTCGCCGCCGGCACCGCGGGCAGCGACTTCTCGGTCCTGCGGTACAACACCGACGGCAGCCTGGACAACGGCTTCGGCACCGCCGGTCAGGCGACCGCGGACTTCGGCGGCGTCGACACGGCACGCGGCGTGAAGCTCGACTCCGCCGGCAGAATCGTCGCCGCCGGTACGGGCGGTCCGAACAGCGACTTCGCGCTGGCCCGCTTCCAGGGCGGAGGCAGCACGCCACCGCCTCCGAGCGGCACGGACCTCTCGGTCACGAAGAGCGGCACCGGCACGGTCAGCATCGGTGACCGTGCCACGTACACCGTGGCGGTCACCAACACCACCGTCGGCACCACGGCGACCGGCGTCACCCTCACCGACACGCTCAGCGGACTCGCCGCCTCGGTCGTCTCCGCCACCACCACTCAGGGCAGCTGCACGATCACCGCCACCGGCGCCACCTGCGCCCTCGGCAGCGTCTCCGCCGCCGGCCCCGGCGCCACGGTGACGATCGTCGTGGAGCCCCGCGCCACCGGCACCCTCACCGACCGCGCCACGGTCACCGCCACCACGACCGACCCGGCCGCCGCCAACAACACGGCCACCAGGACCACCACCGTCAACAACGCCCGCGGCTGCACCCGTATCGGCACCAGCGGCAACGACACCCTCACCGGCACCTACGGCAACGACGTGATCTGCGCCCTCGGCGGCGACGACACCGTCAACGCGAGCTACGGCAACGACACCGTCCACGGCGGATACGGCAACGACCGCGTCGACGGCCAGTTCGGCGACGACACGCTCAACGGCGGCCCCGGCAACGACAACCTGATCGGCAACTACGGCGCCGACAACCTCAACACGGTCGACAGCGTCTCCGGCAACGACACCGCCAACGGCGGCTTCAACACGGACACCTGCACGACCGACGCGGGCGACATCCGCATCAGCTGCCCCTGA
- a CDS encoding DUF5997 family protein, whose amino-acid sequence MTQHQSTQTMKPATAAKKLGVYLEATPAEFREGVVSRAQLTELQADPPQWLQDLRAHGPHPRPVVAAKLGVSIAGLARGGVTEPLTTEQIEALKQEQPEWLAKERATQVEVRTETVRIKKKRAEEAEKAGRDTRD is encoded by the coding sequence ATGACGCAGCACCAGAGCACCCAGACGATGAAGCCCGCGACCGCGGCGAAGAAACTGGGTGTGTACCTCGAGGCCACCCCCGCCGAGTTCCGTGAGGGTGTCGTCTCGCGGGCACAGCTCACCGAACTCCAGGCCGATCCGCCCCAGTGGCTCCAGGATCTCCGTGCCCACGGCCCGCACCCCCGTCCGGTGGTCGCGGCCAAGCTCGGCGTGTCCATCGCGGGCCTGGCGCGCGGCGGCGTCACCGAGCCGCTCACCACCGAGCAGATCGAGGCGCTGAAGCAGGAGCAGCCTGAGTGGCTGGCCAAGGAGCGCGCCACCCAGGTCGAGGTCCGCACCGAGACGGTCCGGATCAAGAAGAAGCGCGCCGAGGAGGCGGAGAAGGCCGGGCGCGACACCCGCGACTGA